A window from Gossypium raimondii isolate GPD5lz chromosome 7, ASM2569854v1, whole genome shotgun sequence encodes these proteins:
- the LOC105795160 gene encoding uncharacterized protein LOC105795160: MQGDEARLLLGFPPNSRPSPSQIKAAYRKKVWESHPDLFPVHEKHSAESKFKLIAEAYTCLQSGSGRGGSYSATYSHVVRTGVPKAHGGRRNRGLIQIPFLLIVLGTVGLGGLNATRAYRKQKEAYPSHNPFLP; this comes from the exons ATGCAAGGTGATGAAGCGAGACTCCTGCTAGGCTTCCCCCCTAATTCTCGCCCTTCTCCTTCTCag ATTAAAGCAGCTTATAGAAAGAAAGTATGGGAATCGCATCCTGACTTGTTTCCAGTTCACGAAAAGCATTCGGCGGAGTCTAAGTTTAAGTTG ATTGCTGAAGCTTATACTTGTCTACAGTCTG GTTCAGGAAGAGGAGGTTCGTACTCAG CTACATATTCACATGTCGTCAGAACGGgagtaccaaaggctcatgggGGAAGAAGAAACCGTGGTTTGATTCAGATTCCTTTCCTTCTTATAGTTCTGGGAACTGTTGGACTTGGGGGATTAAATGCAACCAG GGCTTATAGAAAGCAAAAAGAGGCATACCCTTCTCACAATCCATTCCTCCCCTGA